DNA sequence from the Vicinamibacterales bacterium genome:
ACTCAAGGCGATGCGCTACGTGCTTGGCGTCGAGGTGATGCGAAGCGAGGCGCGCAGCGACCAATCCGGCCTGTGCCTGATCGAGCGGGCGCCGTGGGGTGTGATCGGCATGGTCCTGCCCGCGACACACTCGGTGCCCACGATGGTCAGCAACGCGATCAACATCCTGGCCGCCGGCAACACCGCCGTGTTCAGCCCGCACCCCGCGGGCGCGGCCGTGGCCGCGTACGCGCTGGCCATGTTCAATCGCGAGATCGAGCGCGAGGTCGGCGTCGTCAACGTCATCACGACCGTCGTCGAGCCGAGCATCCAGTCGGCTGAGGAGATCTTCCGCCACCCGACCGTCGCGCTCTTGTGCGTGACCGGTGGCCCTGCTGTCGTCAAGGCCGCTGCGCAGTCCGGCAAACGGGTCATCGCGGGAGGACCGGGGAACCCGCCTGTGGTGGTCGACGACACGGCCGATCTCGACCTCGCCGCCCGATCGATCATCACGGGTGCGGCTTTTGACAACAACCTGCTGTGCATCGGCGAGAAGGAGGTCTTCGTCCTCGAGGCGGTCGCCGACCAGTTCGCGGACGCTCTGCGGCGGGCCGGGGCCGTGCAACTGGACGGACGTGCGATCGCGAAGCTCACTGAAGCAGCGTTCGCGTTCGACGGCCCGGGGAAGGGCTGCGGCCGTGCGCACGTGAAGCGCGACCTGCTCGGCCAGGATGCAAGCGTGCTGGCCGCGGCCGCGGGCGTCCATGTCCCCCCGGGGACAGACCTGCTGTTCGGCGAGACCGGGGAAGCGCATCCCTTCGTGCAGGAAGAGCAGATGATGCCGTTCCTGCCGGTCGTGCGCACGCCCTGTATCGACGCGGCGATCGCGGCCGCGCTGGCCGCCGAGCACGGCTACCGCCACACCGCGGTCATCCACTCGCGCAACGTCGAACATGCGACGCGGATGGCGCGCGCACTCAATACGACGTTGTTCGTGCAGAACGCGCCTTCCACCGCGGCGCTCGGCGTCGACGGCCCCGGGTACTTCAGTCACACGATCGCCACACCGACCGGCGAGGGCGTCACGACGCCGATGACGTTCACCCGGGAACGCCAATTCACGATCGGTGGCGCACTGCGCGTCGTCTGACGAGGAGATATGTTCCTGGCGCGCATCGACGGAGTGCTGACGCCCAGCCGCAAGCACGCGGCCCTCGCCGCCGTGCGCTTCCTAATCGCCCAACGGGTGGAGGCTGACGGCCGAACGAGCGGCGAACCGCTGGTCGTGCTGGATCGGTTGGGCGCCGGGCGGGGATCGACCGTGCTCGTGTCAACCGACGGCAACGTGGCCCGCGAGTGGCTGGGCAGGAACGTGCCCGCCCGACTCGTGGTGGTGGGTCTCGTGGACCACGTGCACGCGCCGGGCCAACCGGGCGGCGGTGCGCGGTGAGGCTCGGAATCGTGCGCGGCCACGTGGTGTTGTGCCTCGCCGCCCCGGGACTCGCAGGAACGACGCTCCTGCTCGTCGAGCCGGTGACCGCGGAGAATCTCGAGGCGCGAAACGGCGAGGGTGGCGGGCGTTCCGTGGTCGTGGCCGATCGCCTCTCGCCCGGCGAGGGGGAACTCATTGGAATCGTGGAGGGCGCCGAAGCCACCAACGCCTACTATCCGGGAACGGCGCCGGTGGACGCCTACTGCGCGCTGGTGGTCCGCGACTACGAGTTCAAGCCCCCGCCGGCGGACTGGAAGCAGGGAACGGAAGGACACTGATGGAACCGATGGATCTGACGGCGTACGGCGTCATCGCGATGAAGGACGTCGACACGGCCGTGCGCGAGGGGGCCACCGAGATCCTGACGCGCGAGCGGGTCGTCTTGACGCCTTCGGCGCGGGAAGCCGTGCTAAGGCACGGCATCGTGCTGCGCGCGGTCGATCACGATGCCTCGTCTGGCGTGCGCGCGCGACGAACACGATCGGGTGCACCGGCAGGCGCCGCAACCGATGCCGCCGTGCCCACCGTGCTTCCCGCCGCTCCGGCCGAACTCTCGACGCGGCCTCCCGTCAGCCGGGCCGTCCGCGACCTGTTCAATTCGCCGGAAGCCGTTGCCATCAAGGACGAGATCGTGACGACGGGACAGAAGCTGTGGCGCCGGCAGTTCGTGGACGGCAACGGCGGCAACATCTCGTATCGCCTCGGGCCAAACGAAGTCATCTGTACGCCGACGCTGCTCAGCAAGGCCGACCTGCGCCCCGAGGACTTGTGCCTGGTGGACCTCGACGGCAACGAACTCATCGGCATCCGCGCCCGGACCAGTGAGATCTTCCTCCACCTCGCAATCTACAAGGCCCAGCCGAAGGCCAAGGCCGTCGTCCATTGCCACCCTCCGCACGCGACGGCCTATGCGGTGATCGGCCGGGTGCCGCCCTCGGCGGTGATTCCCGAGTTCGACGTGTTCGTGGGACGCGTGGCCTACGCGCCGTACGAAACGCCCGGGACCAAGAAGTTCGCGCAGACGGTCCTGCCCTTCGTGCAGAACTACAACACCGTCCTGCTCGGCAACCATGGCATCGTCTGCTGGGCCGACACGGTGACGCACGCCGAGTGGTACGCCGAAGTTCTGGAGACCTATTGCTGGACGCTGACGATCGCGTCGCAGCTCGGTGTGCCTTTCTCGAGGATTCCCGCGGAGAAGGAAGCCGACCTCCTCGAACTCAAGCAGCGCCTGGGGCTTCCCGATCCGAGGTTCAATCCGGAAGCGTGCCGGCTCCGAGAGATGGCCGCCGAGGAGCCGGGCGCCATCGTGGTTGCGCCTCCGCCGGGCTGTGTCTACGATGAGAGACCGCCGGACGAGATGGATCTCGACGCGATCGTGCGCGACGTGACCGAGGCGGTGGTCACCATACTCGAACGACGAGGCTTCAAGACATGAATCGGACCGGCCGGCACCTGCGCATCCGCCAACTCCTCGAGCGCCAGGAATTCGTCGACCTGGAATCGCTCTGCCGCCTGCTGGACACCTCCGAGTCGACGATCCGCCGCGACCTCGTGGAACTCGAGCGCCAGAGGATCGTGAAGCGCGTGCATGGCGGCGCGCTCGCCGTCCAGCCGCGCGATCATCTCCTGGATCACGACTGGCAGACCAGGCGCCAGTCGGACGAGAAGCAGCGCATCGGCCGGCTGACCGCGACCCTCATCGACGAAGGCCAGACCGTCATCCTCGACGGGGGATCCACCGTGGCATGCGTGGCGGGCGAGCTGGCCGACCGGTCGGTGCATGCCATCACGAACTCGCTGGCGATTGCCCAGCTCCTGAGGGCCTCGCGCAACGTCGAAGTCACCTTGACGGGCGGCTATTTGTTCCCGCGGCTCGAGGTCATGCTGGGGCCGCTCTGCGAACGGATGCTCGCCAGCGTGGCCGCCGACGTGCTCGTCATGGGAATCGGGGGGATCACCAGCGCCGGCTTCAGCAACAACAACACGCTCGTTGTCGGATCCGAACTCCGCATGATCGAGGTGTCGCGCACCGTCATCATCGTGGCCGATGCCACGAAGTTCGGCCGGCCCGGGATGGTCCCCGTGGCTCCGCTGGAGATCGCCGACGTGGTCGTATCGGACTCGTCGCTCGCGCTGGAGTACCGCCAGATGCTCGAGGACCACGGCGTCAGGCTCCTCCTCGCCTGAGGACGCGCCGGCCTCCGGGATTGGCCGCCACGGTCCCCGGGTTCCTCGCGGCAACTTCCGGTTGTGCCCAACAGCGGAAACGCATATAAGGCTCTGAAGAGAGACCTCTCCCTGGGCCACGCGGCGACTCATCATGGAGCACACGTCGATGCCCGCATCTGAGTCACTCTACGCTGGCGCGACCGCTCGCGACGACAACCGGCGGCTCTTTCCCATCGAGCTCTCCGCGACCGGGAGGGTGTCTTGGATCGCCCTCGTCGCCGTCGCCTATTTCCTCGCGGCGCGGTTCGGCCTCGCATTCGTGATGGAACCCGAGGGCATCGCTCCCATCTGGATGCCCGAGGGCATCTTCCTCTCCGCCATCCTGCTGACGCGTCGAGAAGTCAGGCCGCATGTCGTCGCCGCGCTCTGTCTCACCGACTTCGCGGCGGAGTTGCTTGCCGGAACGCCGCTCCGCGTCAGCGGCCTCTACGCGCTCGTCCTGACCGGTGACGCGCTGCTGAGCTTCTGGCTGATAGTCCGGATCGCGAAGTCTCCCATCACGTTCGGGAGGACTCGGGACGTCGTCTGGTTCCTCGCCCTCGCCGTCATAGTCAGCAACGGCCTCACGGCGCTCGCGGCCGCCGCGGCCTCCGAGTTCATCCCGGGGGCGTCGTTCTGGCTGTCGTGGCGATTGTGGGCGACATCAGACGCCATCGGCAACATCCTCGTCACTCCTCTCCTCGTCGTCTGGGCTTCCCCGAGGCCAGGCAGGGCGGCGACCTGGAATGCAACGCGGACGATAGAGGCGGCGGCGCTGTTCGCGGCGCTCGCCTCGCTGAACTTCCTGGCCTTCGGCTACCTGTCCGGATCCGGCCTGTTCTTCCTCCTGCTGCCCTACTCCACCTTCCCGTTCCTCATCTGGGCCGCCCTTCGATTCGGAATGCGTGGTGTCACCGCGGCCCTGGCGATTCTGGCTGCGATTGTCATCCCGTTCGCCGCCGCCGACAGGCTCCCGACCTTCTACTACTTCGGGACACTCGTGAGCGACGTGATCATCGTCCAGCTCTTCCTGGCCATCATGGCGATTCCCGCGCTCTTCCTGGGAGCGAGTGTGGCCGAGCGGAAGGAAGCCACCGAATCGCTGGACGAGCAGCACGCGAGGCTGAACAAGGCCGAAGAGATCTCGCTCGTGGGAAGTTGGGAGCTCGATCTGAGTACGAACCGCCTGATTTGGTCGGATGAGGTCTACCGGATCTTCGGATTCGCCCCGCGATCCGTTGAAGTCACGTACGAAATGTTCCTCGAGGCCGTCCACCCGGAAGACCGGGCGGGCGTCGATGCCGCGTACGCCGGTTCGCTCCGGGATCGGCGGGACGAGTACGAGGTCGAACACCGGGTCGTCCGGCGGGCGACGGGCGAAGTCCGTCACGTGCTCGAGAGGTGCCGGCACCTTCGGGACGCCTCGGGGCGAGCCGTGCGATCGGTGGGCATGGTGCACGACATCACGGAGAACCGGCGGGTCGAGCAGACGCTGCGCGAGAGCGAATCGCGGTTTCGCGCCATCTTCGAGGATTCGCCGATCGCCATCTGGGAGGAAGACCTCTCGACCGTCAAGGCGCGCTTCGACGAACTACGCCGGTCGGGCGTGACCGATTTCCGGGCGCACCTCGATCGGAACCCGGACGAGGCCTCGCGCCTGACGGCCAGCGCGCGCGTCCTCGACATCAACCAGGCCGCCGCCAGGGTTCTCGGCTTCGAGAACAAGGACGCTGCCATCCGCGATATCCCGCGCCATGTCACCGCCGAGTCCCTTCAGGCCTTCAAGAATGGACTGATCGCCCTCGCGGAGGGCCGGACGCACTTCCACGATGAGGTTCCGCTCCTGACCGCCGATGGCACGACGGCGGTGTTCGACGTGACCTTCGCCGTCCAGCGCGGACACGAAGACACGCTCTCGCGCGCCCTGGTTTCGTTCGTGGACATCACCGAACGCCGGCGTGCGGAGGCAGCCGTTCGCGAGCGAGACAAGTACATCGAAGCGATCCTCGAATGCTCCCCTATCGGGTTCGCCGTCAACACGATTCACGATGGCAGAATCGTGTTCGTGGGCGGAAAGTTCGAGGACATCTACGGCGTCCGGCGGGGCAGCGTTCACTCGGTCGAGGAGTTCTTCGAGGAGGTCTACCCGGATCCGACGTTCCGCGAGGCCATGCGCGCCCGCATCGCCGCCGACATGGCCAGCGGCGACACCGCCCGGATGCGCTGGGAGGAGATTCCGATTACCACCGCCGACGGGGACAAGCGGTTCGTCACGGCGATCAACATCCCCGTGCCCGGCCAGAACCTCATGGTGTCCACCGTGCAGGATGTCACCGCGCGTCACCGGGCCGAGGCGGCGCTGCGCGAGAGCGAGGAACGTTTCCGCACGCTCATCGAGCAGGCCGGCGACGCGTTCGAGTTGCTCGATGCGGAAGGGCGGTACCTGGATGCAAACACCGCGGCCTGCCGGCAACTGGGATGTTCGAGGGAGGAACTGCTGCGCTCGACGGTATTCGATACCGACCCCCTGCTGACCAGGGAACACTACGCGACAACATTCCAGGCGCTGATGGGCAAGCCCGCGGTGACGTTCGAGAGCACCCACCGGCGATTCGACGGAACGACGTTCCCCGTGGAGGTCTGCACGTCGGTCACCCGGCTGGGAGACGACCTCCGGGCCGTGACGCTCGTTCGCGACATCACCGAGCGCAAGCGCGCGGAGCAGGAGAAGGAGAAGCTGCTAGGACAGCTCATGCAGTCGCAGAAGATGGAATCGGTCGGGCGACTGGCCGGCGGCGTCGCACACGATTTCAACAACATGCTGAGCGTCATCCTCGGGAACGCGGAGTTGGCCATCTCGGATCCGGCCGTGAATCCGCCCGTCCGGGAGTGCCTGCAGCAGATCCAGGCGGCCGCGGTCCGATCGGCGGACCTGACCCGGCAGTTACTGGCCTTCGCCCGCAAGCAGACGATTGCGCCCAAGGTCCTCGACCTGAACGACGCCGTGACGGGCATGCTGAAGATGCTCAAGCGGCTCATCGGTGAGGACATCGACCTGGCATGGAAGCCGAGAGCGGACCTGTGGCCGGTCAAGCTGGACCCTGCCCAGATCGACCAGATCCTGGCGAACCTGTGCGTCAACGCCAGGGACGCCATCGCCGGGGTGGGCCGGGTGACGATCGAGACGGGGAAGGCCGGTTTCGACGAGTCCTACTGCGCGACTCACGCGGGCTCACTGCCCGGCCAGTTCGTCATGCTCGCCGTCAGCGACGACGGCTGCGGTATGAGCCAGGAGGTCCTCGACCATCTCTTCGAGCCCTTCTTCACGACGAAGGACTTCGGCCATGGCACCGGACTGGGCCTTGCCACGGTGTACGGGATCGTCAAGCAGAACGACGGATTCATCAACGTCTACAGCGAGCCCGGTCAGGGGACCACCTTCAAGATCTACCTTCCCAGGTTCCAGGCCGAGGAGGTCGAGGAGGTCGTGGCACCGGAGGACCGGGCGCCCCGCCGCGGCACCGAGACCGTGCTGCTGGTGGAGGACGAGGGGATGATCCTGAAGCTCGGCGCCACGATCCTGGGCACGCTTGGTTACTCGGTTCTCGCGGCCCGTACGCCGAGCGAGGCGTTGTCGATCTCCGCCGGGCACGAGGGGCCGATCCATCTCCTGATCACCGACGTGGTGATGCCCGAGATGAACGGACGCGAGTTGCGGGATCGGATCCTGGCCGAGCGCCCTGAGACCAGGACGTTGTTCATGTCCGGCTATACCGCCAACACGATTGCCCACCACGGCGTCCTGGAGGACGGCATCCTGTTCCTCCAAAAACCGTTTTCGATCAGGAGCCTGGCCGGCAAGGCCCGCGAGGCGCTCGATCGGTGAGGCACGCCCCCGCATCGTGACCCGCGAGGTCCGGGAGCAGAGGCTCTCGCGGTCAGTACGCCGGCACGATGCGCCGCATGATGATGTCGAGGGTCGCCATCCACTGAGCGGCTGCCACGGCCGAGCCGACCCCCTGCCAGCGGTTCGTCGCGGTCACCACCAGTCCCACGCGCGGTACGACGACGATGAACTGGCCGCCGAAGCCGTTCGCGAAGGTGAAGTCCGATCCGGCGGTCTGGCCAGTCCACCATCCAAAGCCGTAGCCCGACGCATACGCCTGGGCACTCGTCGCCATCTGCGTCCGTGTCGCGTCACGAATCCAGCTGGCGGGGACGACCTGCCGTCCGCCGGCCTGGCCGCCCGCGAGGACCAGGTTTCCGATGGCCACCATGTCCATCGGCGTGAGCCTGAGGCCGGCCGCGGCGTTGTTGTAGTCCTGTCTGTCGACCTCCCACTGGCGCGACCCGATGCCGAGTGGCCCGAACAGGCTGTCGCGCGCGAAGTCCGCGGTGGACAGGCCGCACGCCCGCGTCAGAATCGGCGACAGCACGTGGTAGGCCGCCGAGAAGTAGCTGAAGCGTGTGCCGGGCGGGGCGAGCAGCGGCTGATCCCAGACGTACGCGACTTGGTTCGGCGCCGCCGCCCACCGGTTGTACTCACCCACGTCGGCCAGTTCGTCGCCTCCAATCCCGCTGGACATCGTCAGCAGATGCCGCACCGTGACCGCCGCTCTCGCGGGGTCCGACGGGCCGAGCGGACCGAGTAGTTCTCCGACGGTCTGGTCGAGCGAGCGCAGGCACCCTCGATCGAGGGCGATGCCCACCAGCAACGAGACGACGCTCTTGGTGCCGGACCGTATGTCCTGGGGCGTGTCCGCCCCTCCACCGTTGGAGTACTCCTGGCGGTCGATGACACCGTCGTGTGCAACCACCAGGCTCGTCAGGTTCACCTGCTGCCTGGCGAACGCATAGGCCGCATCGAGTGCCGCGGTCGTCCCGCCGCCGCCCGGACTCGGCGATGCGGAGGAACTGCCGCCGCAGCCGATTGCGAGTCCCAGCACCGTCGTGGCGCCGATCAGCCCCAGACACCCGCAGCCATTCATCGACATCGGTCCGTGCCTCCTCCGACGTGCCGTCCGGCAACGCCCGTGCCACCGACCTCCATTCTGAACCAGCGACCCCGGCTTGGCCATGTCTCGCGGCCGCGTGTACGACCCGCCGCCCGCGTGCGGCAGCCCGGGCGGTGTCCTCGAGCACAGCTACCAATGTGCCCCGACAGCGCCGATCGGCTGGAACAGCCGTTCGGCGGCGTACTCGTCGAAGGGACGACCAGTGGCAGCCCCCACCAGGGCCGCGAGCAGAATCGGCGCGCCGCTGACGTACTCCGACCTGGTTCCCGGTGGCTCACGCATCGGCCAGTCGAGGATCAGGCGAATCCAGTCGCCGCGGCGGAGGCGCCTCCCTCCCATACCACCGACGAGCGGCGCCGAAAACGACAATTCGCACGCCGCCCGCAAACCCGGGAGCCCATCCAACCGTCAAACTGGTGTTCACGATCCTCGGCGAACATTCATCCTCGGTTTGTCGTCTATGAAAAGCAGGCTGCTCGCCACGTCGGCCGATTTGTCTTCCCCGCCGCTCCCTGCCGGAGGTCCGTGCGTGAATTCCCGTTTCATTATTGCTCTCTCCCTCGTTCTGCCGAGTCTGGCAGGCGCCCCGGTCCTGGCTGGTCCCCCGACCGCCACGCCGTCCGGTCGCGCCGTGAACAGGATTGAGGCCGCGGAGATCCCCAATGGGCCCGCGAACGCCGTCAAGCTCGACGGTGAATTCAACG
Encoded proteins:
- a CDS encoding aldehyde dehydrogenase; protein product: MIDRDRVVAEIAQEVVARLFAHAGTTPDNGARTASARAGAAPGGATRPAVAPSSSKRAAIGHGVFATVDEAVRAAASAQSRVAEMSLGDRGRMIAVIRRLCEEHAEDLGRMELAETRIGRLDHKIAKLKAMRYVLGVEVMRSEARSDQSGLCLIERAPWGVIGMVLPATHSVPTMVSNAINILAAGNTAVFSPHPAGAAVAAYALAMFNREIEREVGVVNVITTVVEPSIQSAEEIFRHPTVALLCVTGGPAVVKAAAQSGKRVIAGGPGNPPVVVDDTADLDLAARSIITGAAFDNNLLCIGEKEVFVLEAVADQFADALRRAGAVQLDGRAIAKLTEAAFAFDGPGKGCGRAHVKRDLLGQDASVLAAAAGVHVPPGTDLLFGETGEAHPFVQEEQMMPFLPVVRTPCIDAAIAAALAAEHGYRHTAVIHSRNVEHATRMARALNTTLFVQNAPSTAALGVDGPGYFSHTIATPTGEGVTTPMTFTRERQFTIGGALRVV
- a CDS encoding EutN/CcmL family microcompartment protein → MFLARIDGVLTPSRKHAALAAVRFLIAQRVEADGRTSGEPLVVLDRLGAGRGSTVLVSTDGNVAREWLGRNVPARLVVVGLVDHVHAPGQPGGGAR
- a CDS encoding EutN/CcmL family microcompartment protein, giving the protein MRLGIVRGHVVLCLAAPGLAGTTLLLVEPVTAENLEARNGEGGGRSVVVADRLSPGEGELIGIVEGAEATNAYYPGTAPVDAYCALVVRDYEFKPPPADWKQGTEGH
- a CDS encoding class II aldolase/adducin family protein, with the translated sequence MEPMDLTAYGVIAMKDVDTAVREGATEILTRERVVLTPSAREAVLRHGIVLRAVDHDASSGVRARRTRSGAPAGAATDAAVPTVLPAAPAELSTRPPVSRAVRDLFNSPEAVAIKDEIVTTGQKLWRRQFVDGNGGNISYRLGPNEVICTPTLLSKADLRPEDLCLVDLDGNELIGIRARTSEIFLHLAIYKAQPKAKAVVHCHPPHATAYAVIGRVPPSAVIPEFDVFVGRVAYAPYETPGTKKFAQTVLPFVQNYNTVLLGNHGIVCWADTVTHAEWYAEVLETYCWTLTIASQLGVPFSRIPAEKEADLLELKQRLGLPDPRFNPEACRLREMAAEEPGAIVVAPPPGCVYDERPPDEMDLDAIVRDVTEAVVTILERRGFKT
- a CDS encoding DeoR/GlpR family DNA-binding transcription regulator, whose translation is MNRTGRHLRIRQLLERQEFVDLESLCRLLDTSESTIRRDLVELERQRIVKRVHGGALAVQPRDHLLDHDWQTRRQSDEKQRIGRLTATLIDEGQTVILDGGSTVACVAGELADRSVHAITNSLAIAQLLRASRNVEVTLTGGYLFPRLEVMLGPLCERMLASVAADVLVMGIGGITSAGFSNNNTLVVGSELRMIEVSRTVIIVADATKFGRPGMVPVAPLEIADVVVSDSSLALEYRQMLEDHGVRLLLA
- a CDS encoding PAS domain S-box protein: MPASESLYAGATARDDNRRLFPIELSATGRVSWIALVAVAYFLAARFGLAFVMEPEGIAPIWMPEGIFLSAILLTRREVRPHVVAALCLTDFAAELLAGTPLRVSGLYALVLTGDALLSFWLIVRIAKSPITFGRTRDVVWFLALAVIVSNGLTALAAAAASEFIPGASFWLSWRLWATSDAIGNILVTPLLVVWASPRPGRAATWNATRTIEAAALFAALASLNFLAFGYLSGSGLFFLLLPYSTFPFLIWAALRFGMRGVTAALAILAAIVIPFAAADRLPTFYYFGTLVSDVIIVQLFLAIMAIPALFLGASVAERKEATESLDEQHARLNKAEEISLVGSWELDLSTNRLIWSDEVYRIFGFAPRSVEVTYEMFLEAVHPEDRAGVDAAYAGSLRDRRDEYEVEHRVVRRATGEVRHVLERCRHLRDASGRAVRSVGMVHDITENRRVEQTLRESESRFRAIFEDSPIAIWEEDLSTVKARFDELRRSGVTDFRAHLDRNPDEASRLTASARVLDINQAAARVLGFENKDAAIRDIPRHVTAESLQAFKNGLIALAEGRTHFHDEVPLLTADGTTAVFDVTFAVQRGHEDTLSRALVSFVDITERRRAEAAVRERDKYIEAILECSPIGFAVNTIHDGRIVFVGGKFEDIYGVRRGSVHSVEEFFEEVYPDPTFREAMRARIAADMASGDTARMRWEEIPITTADGDKRFVTAINIPVPGQNLMVSTVQDVTARHRAEAALRESEERFRTLIEQAGDAFELLDAEGRYLDANTAACRQLGCSREELLRSTVFDTDPLLTREHYATTFQALMGKPAVTFESTHRRFDGTTFPVEVCTSVTRLGDDLRAVTLVRDITERKRAEQEKEKLLGQLMQSQKMESVGRLAGGVAHDFNNMLSVILGNAELAISDPAVNPPVRECLQQIQAAAVRSADLTRQLLAFARKQTIAPKVLDLNDAVTGMLKMLKRLIGEDIDLAWKPRADLWPVKLDPAQIDQILANLCVNARDAIAGVGRVTIETGKAGFDESYCATHAGSLPGQFVMLAVSDDGCGMSQEVLDHLFEPFFTTKDFGHGTGLGLATVYGIVKQNDGFINVYSEPGQGTTFKIYLPRFQAEEVEEVVAPEDRAPRRGTETVLLVEDEGMILKLGATILGTLGYSVLAARTPSEALSISAGHEGPIHLLITDVVMPEMNGRELRDRILAERPETRTLFMSGYTANTIAHHGVLEDGILFLQKPFSIRSLAGKAREALDR
- a CDS encoding serine hydrolase; protein product: MSMNGCGCLGLIGATTVLGLAIGCGGSSSASPSPGGGGTTAALDAAYAFARQQVNLTSLVVAHDGVIDRQEYSNGGGADTPQDIRSGTKSVVSLLVGIALDRGCLRSLDQTVGELLGPLGPSDPARAAVTVRHLLTMSSGIGGDELADVGEYNRWAAAPNQVAYVWDQPLLAPPGTRFSYFSAAYHVLSPILTRACGLSTADFARDSLFGPLGIGSRQWEVDRQDYNNAAAGLRLTPMDMVAIGNLVLAGGQAGGRQVVPASWIRDATRTQMATSAQAYASGYGFGWWTGQTAGSDFTFANGFGGQFIVVVPRVGLVVTATNRWQGVGSAVAAAQWMATLDIIMRRIVPAY
- a CDS encoding serine hydrolase; its protein translation is MGGRRLRRGDWIRLILDWPMREPPGTRSEYVSGAPILLAALVGAATGRPFDEYAAERLFQPIGAVGAHW